ACAGGTTGCAAAATTTACTGGGATTTTCGGTATATCTTTTATTTTAGTTGCTTCAAATCTATTTATTTACAGTATAATAAAGAGAGAATTTTTATCACAACAACTTTTTTTTATTTTTTTTATTATCTTCTGTTTTTTAATTACAAAATTGCCTCAAAAAAAAGAAATTAAAGGAAGATTAAAGATTTCTTTAGTTCAGCCAAATTTTGCTATTTACGAAAACACATTGGAAGAATGTAAAGAAAAGATTATATTTTATATTGAAAAAAAAGTGAGGCATGATAAACCGAATATTATTATTTTCCCTGAGGGTTCTTTCCAGGGAGATATTTTTGAAGAAAAAGGATTTATTAATAAACTTAAAGATTTATCCAGAAAAAATAATTTTGGAATTTTAATAGGTACTTTTACGAAAAAAGATGATTATTTTTACAATTCAAGTGTTTTTATAAATTCTGAAAGAATTGAAGTTTATAATAAAATTCATCTTGTTCCTTATGGTGAATTTATACTTGGCGAAAAATTCAATTTTGTAAAAAATATATTTTTAAAAATTGCTGGTTATTATCCAAAATTAAAAAGAGGGAATGAATTTAAAGTGTTTACCTTTAGAGAAATAAAATTTTCAACACCGATTTGTTATGAAAATATTTTTCCTGAAATAAGTGAAAATTTTTTAAAGAATGGAAGTGATTTTTTTATTGTAATTACAAATGATTCATGGTTTGGAAATTCTTCTGGGCCTTATCAACACTTCTA
This genomic interval from bacterium contains the following:
- the lnt gene encoding apolipoprotein N-acyltransferase; amino-acid sequence: EKIIFLGASIWFFLELIMANLLTGFPWLVFGLTQYKNLYISQVAKFTGIFGISFILVASNLFIYSIIKREFLSQQLFFIFFIIFCFLITKLPQKKEIKGRLKISLVQPNFAIYENTLEECKEKIIFYIEKKVRHDKPNIIIFPEGSFQGDIFEEKGFINKLKDLSRKNNFGILIGTFTKKDDYFYNSSVFINSERIEVYNKIHLVPYGEFILGEKFNFVKNIFLKIAGYYPKLKRGNEFKVFTFREIKFSTPICYENIFPEISENFLKNGSDFFIVITNDSWFGNSSGPYQHFYHNVFRAIETGRYFLQAGLTGMTGIIGPEGKIEKILEKNNNYLFFEDVLTWSLPVVIYETFYSKYGIYPFLLFCLILTGLLICRN